From the Tachysurus fulvidraco isolate hzauxx_2018 chromosome 21, HZAU_PFXX_2.0, whole genome shotgun sequence genome, the window aagaatggacggaagtgaactactgtttacagttttcggtcgagcaaagcgttttggattaaaaggcttacatattccatttccttggagatttttttttacaagcatttgttttggaaaatattaccccagtgaagaaagggaagcgtttaAATGTAAGTAAAGAAACCGAACTAGTTCAGGTGGCTATCAACTTGATTAAATTAttgactgctataaatcatattatgctttgtgtgtgggcttaataaaatcccgagagtctaagctttcaaacaatatataatataaccatgtatttaatgcttaaaagttacaatgaagttgaagGAGCCTCATCTAGTGGTGGTGTGCCGTAGCCGGCACGGTGACCACATAAGTGGAGAACGTTGTTGGCGAACACCATCCCAAATGTGGGCTAGGAGTGGTGACCCACGagtctaacgaatcaaacaagccctgtcatgagccaatcggtgcccgtcgtgcagagataggcagctaagaatcCAATGATGGCTCTCCATTCTATTTGGAACACCCTCCTTTTGattgacaattgctccctccagtagcgatttcaTGATCTgggacctttacagctctttagccaataaggagacgactccaacgagatgcaacatgacacATCTGGTAAGGGAGGGGCATAGATATCTATggtgtatagatatctatggggGAGGGGTGCCTGGTAAAGCCGTGCGCAGAGCtattattgcgcaattctcgaactttctcactctcacgcctcagggttTCAGGCGTTTTTTTACATTAGgtttctaggcagaggggttcccTATGTTATAGGCCTTTTAAATtcagcatgcagtcttttttatacaaagttatacagtaaacaaataaacaagcaaaacaaaaatgcacagacatgtctgtagaaaaaaaaattcatataaaatccatttttgagtcttttgacttcaaacTTTTTCTGGTGAAAGCTAAGACATGTGGCTGTGACcctgagttgttgttgtttagctCCTAACATTAAATGCAGCAATGTATTTAATCAGTTTGTCAGGTAAACAACTGacaaaaataatataacaaaacaaaaataatttatttcacattttcataatttagaataccgtaaatggttaaacattttcttgttgtatatgaatttgttgttttaatacccaagttattgttagtttttttagaactttgagccaaatctcaaaattgtcctatggtgtgactgtagacaacattatttcataaatattacattttataaataaagaaaataatgtttaaaaatcttaatgaacactcctggcataattgtgcaagtgtctatttcactaagtggccatcacttttcatatacatacatttctaaaagtgtaggaatttcataaaatttgtcacagaaaaaaatgtcctttggtgttatgcaaaaacctaattttaatttgggcaatatcatggacaagtacatttaattgaaagaccccactcaatgtcatgtgactgaagacccctatgaaggccatgagaagtgcacatggtaagtatttctctcagaattgtttaaatatttaactatgttttaagaccactgaagttaagttttttgtcctttggtgtgacacccctaaattacattttttatcattaCCAGGAGTGATCCTGCACAGAGACTTAAGTCGTTTCTGTTCATATCCTGAAGTGTGTTCTTGCCACAAATCAAAGAAGGTGGATTTTGGAAATGCTTTGGAGACTGAATCAAATGACTTCTTTGAGGAAGAAGATAGATGCACACAAGGAAAATTTGTCATTGTGGAGTATGATGGCAGACCATATGTTGGGCAGATCGTGGAGGCTCATGGAGATGAACTAAAAATAAACTGCATGAAGCAAAAGAGTGAGAATTCATTTGTGTGGCCGGAGAAACTTGACTGCATTTACTACTCACGGCAGAAGATAATTGGTGTCATATCTGAACCGGAGCCAATGCACCGTGCTGCTCGACTCGCACCCCTTGACTTGTTGATGTTCAATTCTTGATTGATGAATGCTGCCACGTGCTAAGATGACCTCACTATTGAATATgttctaatataataatatcatcTAAAAATATAGTTCCTGGAATTGTTTTATAATAGAAATTTCATACATGATtggtaatattttaaaatgaattgaagTTTTTTCAAAAGTTCCTAAAAACTGAAAAAGGAAATGTGTGCAATCTTCATGATTTTctcaatgtgtttaaatgttttaagtaTGATTAAAAACTGttctaaaaatatgttttagatGAAATGGTattcatgttattttattttcatgtcactgttactgtttaaCTGATGAATCTTGCGGTTTGACAATGTCACAgtattattttgaaatgttatgAATTTCTCAAAGGTACTATATGCATCAATGTTTCCTTATTGATGCATAAGTATCAAAGTTACTTTTGGTGTGCTATGTTTTGCACAGTTTATATTattgacaaataaaacaaatgtccTCCTTTGTAATTGTTACAATAAGCACTACATATTCTTACTCTTTTTATGCAATGACTTtctttgtcctttggtgtgacgttttgtcctatggtgtgacaaacataaaacaacagaaaaatataattatttaaaatatctttaaaaaaaaaagagtcaagtTTGGCATTAGGGGAGTTACAATAATATCTCCTCTTAGATAGGTACAATTTCAAACAGTTTTGTAAGGTTGGCGAAAAAGTTTTATTGACATTCGTAGGGAAAAGTTTGTCAacttcatctattcatggtgaaaatgattctaattagtactttcatgtaaaataaatatcactttaagaaaataatgttttaataatgtgaacaattctgtctcaagtatttatattaaataacataaaataaatacttgagtaCACatcgtcttcgtgtttacaggttggcatccaccaatcctacaatgcgtcacTGCTATAAACAGGTTagactgtaggctacacttcatccaaaatgaattaattaaaaaagtaacagacaaacgcaccatatggtaacggtaacagagttactttatttaaaaaataatgtattagagtattagttagtCAAAAGTAACTGCGCTACAGTAATTCCTTTAGTAATTAACGCGTTACTGCTCAACACTGGTCATATATTCTATactcatatttaatactcattctgtttatattgtatctcatcatctgcattgacttgtatagtatagtgttatgtctgtacttttgagagtcagaAAAAGCTGGAactaaattccttgtgtgtttcaacaaacttggccaataaacctgattctgattctgattcagttactgtttagttcagctcagctaccaaatctgacctcagaagactacagagggtagtccggactgctgagcgaaccaTTGGCACAACCCTCCCCACATtccaagatctgtacttctccagagtgagcaaaagggcaaagacaatcactccggacccctcacatccagcacactcactctttacccctcacatccagcacactcactctggacccctcacatccagcacactcactctttacccctcacatccagcacactcactctttacccctcacatccagcacactcactctttacccctcacatccagcacactcactctttacccctcacatccagcacagtcactctttgaactgttgccatctggtcgacactacagagccctgagcaccagaacgaccagacacaggaagtttcttccctcaggcaatccatctgatgaacacttgacatacacagaacacacagcactATTCTTATGTTATTTACTTAATACACATACTTACttatgtatatttcaattgtacatttttccactgtacatacaaactgtctatattatatatgtgttcatgtcTTGTCAATGCCATTCTGTGGAGCGTCTGTCACTAAAATTCCCCGTATGtaaaaacatacctggcaataaagctctttctgattctgtttctgattctgattctatgCTCGATGGTCCACATGAcggctttttcttcttttacattattgCTCTTTCATGAGAACCGTCACGTGTTCCAGACTAAACTGCAGTGTGAAAGCTTTCTCGTTTCTTAATGATCCGTCTGATTAACATCATCTGAAGCCGCAAGATTACTTGAGATGTTGTTTTCGTGTGTGTGgacgtgtgtgtggtggtgtgtgtttgtggctatgtttgtgtgtgtgtgtgtttgtaggccTGCAGTATGTGACGAGATAGCGACAGAGGACGGGATGCTGGTGGGGAGGTTCATGTACGGCCCTCTGGACATGGTCACCCACGCTGGAGAGAAGGTTCGCATCACGCCAGAATttacaaaagaatgaatgaagccaaaatgtatttataaacgAGTAAATAAACGAACAAACAAGATTTATTTACATAGCTTTTCATGTGTATGTAGAGAACAGTGCAGGTGTAATAACACGATTAATCTCCCGCGACCCGCGATCGGTTAACGAGCGACGCCTGGTAGTGCGACTCAGCGAGGCATGAGATCACGTTCCTGACCTTTCAAAACGACTGTCCGTAGACAACGGAATATTCCGTCTTCCATCCAAATGGCCGGGATCAGTcactatctaaaaaaaaaaaataggctaCAGACCCACGTCTTCTGAGAACACTCACAGAACCAAccattaactaactaactagctaaataaataaataattcaacaaataaaaaataataaaaataaataattataaaatgatcaataaacaaataaaaataaataaataaatgaaacaaatgaataaaatgatcaataaacaataaataaataaataaataaataaaacaaatgaataaaaaaataataaaaggaaaaagttGAATACACTTCGATCGAACAGGTTTactctgtgttttatatatcaCTTTGCTCATATTTGTAAGTAGCTTTGGGTAAAAAGCATCTGTGAAGTCAATAAATGTGCTACGTAATGTGCAATAAAGCTACGTAACTAAACTAGGCAACCGGAAGATGTCTAGAGTGCCAAGACTTTCATTTGCTGAATTTACCAGTCAGTCCTGTAGAGCATCGCTGCAACTCTTTGTTTTATCAGGTGGATGTGTTTTTGATGACGCAGCCCGGATCGGGACGATGGGTGATGTTTGATACCGAGGTAACCACCAACAGCGGTCGTGTGACCTACACCATTCCTGCAAACAAGAGACTCTCGGTTGGCGTTTACCCCATCAAAATGGTGGTCAAGTGAGTGATCGTGATTAAAGCGTTTTTAAATGTACGTATGTATCGCTGTGACATTGAGGTTGACTTTGGCACTTGATGTTTTTCAAGAGGAGACCAGACGAGTGCGGAGGCGTTCCTCACCGTGCTGCCACGAGgaatggagtgtgtggtgttcagtATTGACGGCTCCTTTGCTAAAGTCCGTCCTGGAGCTATAGATGTGGTTCGGTGAGTGTTGGGGGTCGGGGTTTTACCGGACCGAACCGGTATCGATGTTTTCCTTGATAGAGTCTTTAAAAGCACTTCTAGAAAAGTATCTCAGAAAGCACAAGACCTCGAGGTGGATGAGCTAGCAAAGCAGAAGATCTCATTAGGTTCCTAACAGGAAGCCTGCAGCCTTTTTAGCATTTTAGAAACATATCTGTAATGTGATGTTCATGGCAAACAAAACCAAGCCAACTGCAGTCCAGGGTTTTGCTGTGACAAAGGAGATATCATTCATGACAGTTGTGTCTGTGACCTGATTCTGTTCTGCAAGGTGTCCAGCTGCAGTCCAGTATGAGCTGCATGTTTCCGCTGTTGTGTTTTGCAGGCACTGGCAGGACCTCGGTTACCTCATCATCTACATCACAGGTCGAACCAACACGCAGAAGCAGAGGGTGGTGTCATGGCTGTCAAAGCACAACTTCCCCCAGGGCATGGTGTTTTTCTCCGAGGGGCTCGTCCATCGCCACCTTCGCCAGAAAACCCGCTTTCTCAGAAGCCTCATCAACGAGGTAGCGCACAAGAACTTAAAACTGATTTAATCTAGTAGACTTGGTGGAAACCATCTGCTGTTGGATTGATCATTGTCACACATAATTTTATTCGCCCAATCAGAACGAAGCGTGCCATAAAAATTTGTTATTCTTTACGTGTTGTagtgtcacattaacattagtgcGGCGTACGGCTTTATGAAGGACATGCCTGTGTACAGCGCGCTCGGCCTGGACGCCTCGCAGATCTACATCATGGGACGACCATCCAAGAAGCACCAGCACCAGTGTCAGGTATGACATATATAAAATCAGACACCACTGAACCTGAATCGCTCTCATTTTCCTGTGTCGTGTCTTTAAAGCTCACTTTTTAATCCCAATCACAGTTCCTGAGCGAACTATACGCGGCTCACCTCTCCGCTCTGGAGTTCGAGCACGGTTCACGTCCCAAAAAGAACCACATGATCCTGCGCCAGGGCTCTTTCCTCCTGTCTCCGTCGCCTGATTTCTTGACACGCAAGCGCACTCTGCTGCTGTGCCGAGCCATGTCCATGCAGCAGGCATCTGCACCCGCTTCCTCGTCGTCCACGCCCAAACCAGAGCGTGCTCAGAGCCAGCCCGAGAGATACAGGGACAGGACTGAGATCTGCATCAAAATTGACGATTAGGACCTGGAAACAGGAGGCTTTACTGCTGTAATGTGAGAACATGTGACCACTTGGTGCACGGATAAAAGTACGATATTGTGCTTGTGGTAAACGGTTTagattagactttttttttaatcgagtGTTGTGAAATGTTCAGAATTTCATTCCTATTTCATTCCTGTTGTTTTCTCCCAGCAGTTATTACGGAactctctgtttattttctgtgttacaTCAGAGAgcagtttttttaaaaagtatatgTTTTGAGAACGCTGACTGCATACATGTGAATGATATCCATGCTTGATAAAAGATCGTTGTATCAGTGGAAAAATAATTATCGTGGTAGGTGGTACTTTGGGGTGTACGACACAAACATAATAACAGgagaaaaaacatctaaaaagaaaaatcttccAATTGATTGTGTGCTGCCATGGCAACCACATTACATATTATGTaataggggatgtggtagcctagtggttggagtgttggactaccaatcggaaggttgtgagtttggttcctacgtccaccaagctgccactgctgggcccctgagcaaggcccttaaccctcaattgctcagttgtataaaaatgagataaaatgtaagtcactctggataagggtgtctgctaaatgctgtaaaatgtaaatattaatattatgaacattaGCTTCAGCAAAGttttttgctttaatatatatatatatacagtggtaGTCTACATGATACGCAGGTATATGCCGaatacccactaggaaatgccaaggatttccatatacccacttaaaaaacgtgaggatacgtaacaatatcgttttgtgacagaactttcattcataaattcaccccgcactgtgttgcgaacacagactgtggttgcgattgcgaatcactaacgtttttggaccattggggcttccgtggcctgtgtcCTGATCTGTCATCACCTACcgaggaggaaaatcagttgcttggtggtgttttttggtgcaaattagaaattaactaactaatgtaactaATGTCTAATctaacgaaagcagactcaaactacactcagtgttttcggaagcctgcgcctaaagctacagcagcttcgggtgacatttcacccacagcccgagtacaaatgtatttagaaagctttgtaaactaccagttcattcagttcataatattctgcaatgaaagagtgttggtgataaaactgaacaaatgtttattgttcactcttaaatgtacattgaaaattgacagctgataaaacctgagctccaggtcccatattcatataacatttaaagttcacccaaaaatgaaa encodes:
- the LOC113646878 gene encoding membrane-associated phosphatidylinositol transfer protein 3-like, yielding MTDEDKLSCREVFGHKSYCQSMLRGRNRWWGLKLLDYVLYCPDVLTAFPTVALPHLFHASYWESTDAVAFILRQVKLMFFGQTLASLEVVCLVVRHATCSNDCGPLTITPICGSSAKQNWKHMTMLVQLPHTLIHRVCDEIATEDGMLVGRFMYGPLDMVTHAGEKVDVFLMTQPGSGRWVMFDTEVTTNSGRVTYTIPANKRLSVGVYPIKMVVKGDQTSAEAFLTVLPRGMECVVFSIDGSFAKVRPGAIDVVRHWQDLGYLIIYITGRTNTQKQRVVSWLSKHNFPQGMVFFSEGLVHRHLRQKTRFLRSLINECHINISAAYGFMKDMPVYSALGLDASQIYIMGRPSKKHQHQCQFLSELYAAHLSALEFEHGSRPKKNHMILRQGSFLLSPSPDFLTRKRTLLLCRAMSMQQASAPASSSSTPKPERAQSQPERYRDRTEICIKIDD